Proteins encoded together in one Dasypus novemcinctus isolate mDasNov1 chromosome 9, mDasNov1.1.hap2, whole genome shotgun sequence window:
- the LRRC8C gene encoding volume-regulated anion channel subunit LRRC8C: MIPVTEFRQFSEQQPAFRVLKPWWDVFTDYLSVAMLMIGVFGCTLQVMQDKIICLPKRVQPSQNHSSVSNVSQAVASTTPLPPPKPSAPTPATVEMKGLKTDLDLQQYSFINQMCYERALHWYAKYFPYLVLIHTLVFMLCSNFWFKFPGSSSKIEHFISILGKCFDSPWTTRALSEVSGEDSEEKDNRKNNMNRSNAIQSGPEGSLVNSQSLKSIPEKFVVDKSTAGVLDKKEGEQAKALFEKVKKFRLHVEEGDILYAMYVRQTVLKVIKFLIIIAYNSALVSKVQFTVDCNVDIQDMTGYKNFSCNHTMAHLFSKLSFCYLCFVSIYGLTCLYTLYWLFYRSLREYSFEYVRQETGIDDIPDVKNDFAFMLHMIDQYDPLYSKRFAVFLSEVSENKLKQLNLNNEWTADKLRQKLQTNAHNRLELPLIMLSGLPDTVFEITELQSLKLEIIKNVMIPATIAQLDSLQELSLHQCSVKIHSAALSFLKENLKVLSVKFDDMRELPPWMYGLRNLEELYLVGSLSNDISKNVTLESLRDLKSLKILSIKSNVSKIPQAVVDVSSHLQKMCIHNDGTKLVMLNNLKKMVNLTDLELVHCDLERIPHAVFSLLSLQELDLKENNLKSIEEIVSFQHLRKLTVLKLWHNSITYIPEHIKKLTSLERLSFSHNKIEVLPSHLFLCNKIRYLDLSVNDIRFIPPEIGVLQSLQYFSITSNKVESLPDELYFCKKLKTLKIGKNSLSVLSPKIGNLLFLSYLDVKGNHFEILPPELGDCRALKRAGLVVEDALFETLPSDVREQMKAE; this comes from the coding sequence GTCATGCAGGACAAGATAATCTGCCTTCCAAAAAGAGTGCAGCCCTCTCAGAACCATTCTTCTGTTTCAAATGTCTCTCAAGCAGTTGCCAGTACCACCCCACTGCCTCCACCTAAACCATCTGCTCCTACCCCTGCCACTGTGGAAATGAAAGGACTGAAGACAGACCTGGACCTTCAACAGTACAGTTTTATAAACCAGATGTGCTACGAGCGAGCCCTCCACTGGTATGCCAAGTATTTCCCCTACCTTGTCCTCATCCATACTCTGGTCTTCATGCTCTGTAGTAACTTTTGGTTCAAGTTTCCTGGCTCCAGCTCCAAAATAGAACATTTCATCTCCATCCTGGGGAAGTGTTTTGATTCTCCATGGACCACCCGAGCTTTATCGGAAGTGTCTGGGGAAGACTCAGAAGAAAAGGACAATAGGAAGAACAACATGAATAGATCTAACGCCATCCAGTCTGGTCCAGAAGGCAGCTTGGTCAATTCTCAGTCTTTAAAGTCAATTCCTGAGAAGTTTGTGGTTGACAAATCCACCGCAGGTGTTCTGGATAAAAAGGAAGGCGAGCAAGCGAAGGCCTTATTTGAGAAGGTGAAGAAGTTCAGGCTACATGTGGAAGAAGGGGATATATTGTATGCCATGTATGTTCGCCAGACGGTACTGAAGGTTATAAAATTCCTGATCATCATTGCATATAACAGTGCCCTGGTTTCCAAAGTCCAGTTTACAGTGGACTGTAATGTGGACATTCAGGATATGACTGGATATAAAAACTTTTCTTGCAACCATACCATGGCACACTTGTTCTCAAAACTTTCCTTTTGCTACCTGTGCTTTGTAAGTATATATGGACTGACGTGCCTTTATACCTTATATTGGCTGTTTTACCGTTCTCTGAGGGAATATTCTTTTGAGTATGTCCGGCAGGAGACTGGAATTGATGATATTCCTGATGTAAAAAATGACTTTGCTTTTATGCTTCATATGATAGATCAGTACGACCCTCTCTATTCCAAGAGATTTGCAGTCTTCCTGTCTGAAGTCAGTGAAAACAAGCTCAAGCAGCTGAACTTAAATAATGAGTGGACTGCTGATAAACTGAGGCAGAAGCTACAGACAAATGCCCACAACCGACTGGAATTGCCGCTTATCATGCTCTCTGGCCTTCCAGACACCGTCTTTGAAATCACAGAGTTACAGTCTCTAAAACTTGAAATCATTAAGAACGTGATGATACCAGCCACAATTGCGCAGCTCGACAGCCTCCAGGAACTCTCTTTACACCAGTGCTCTGTCAAAATCCACAGTGCAGCTTTATCTTTCCTGAAGGAGAACCTCAAGGTCTTGAGCGTCAAGTTTGATGACATGAGGGAGCTGCCCCCTTGGATGTATGGACTTCGGAATCTGGAAGAGCTCTACCTAGTGGGCTCTCTAAGTAATGACATTTCCAAAAATGTCACCCTTGAGTCTCTACGAGATCTCAAAAGCCTTAAAATTCTCTCTATCAAAAGCAACGTTTCCAAAATCCCTCAGGCAGTGGTTGATGTTTCCAGCCATCTCCAGAAGATGTGCATCCACAATGATGGCACCAAGCTGGTGATGCTTAACAACCTGAAGAAGATGGTCAACCTGACCGACCTGGAGCTGGTCCACTGTGACCTGGAGCGTATCCCCCATGCGGTGTTCAGCCTGCTCAGCCTCCAGGAATTGGACCTGAAGGAAAATAATCTGAAATCTATCGAAGAAATCGTTAGTTTTCAGCACTTGAGAAAATTGACAGTGCTAAAACTGTGGCATAACAGCATCACCTACATCCCAGAGCACATAAAGAAACTCACCAGCCTAGAGCGTCTGTCCTTTAGTCACAATAAAATAGAGGTGCTGCCTTCCCACCTCTTCCTATGCAACAAAATCCGATACTTGGACTTATCTGTCAATGACATTCGGTTTATCCCACCTGAAATCGGAGTTCTACAAAGTTTACAGTATTTTTCCATCACTAGTAACAAAGTGGAGAGCCTGCCAGATGAGCTCTATTTCTGCAAGAAACTTAAAACTCTTAAGATTGGAAAAAACAGCCTATCAGTACTTTCACCGAAAATTGGAAATTTACTCTTTCTCTCCTATTTGGATGTTAAAGGCAATCATTTTGAAATTCTCCCTCCTGAACTTGGTGACTGTCGGGCTCTGAAGAGAGCTGGTCTAGTTGTAGAAGATGCTCTGTTTGAAACTCTGCCTTCTGATGTCCGGGAGCAGATGAAAGCAGAatga